A genome region from Chelonia mydas isolate rCheMyd1 chromosome 24, rCheMyd1.pri.v2, whole genome shotgun sequence includes the following:
- the LIN37 gene encoding protein lin-37 homolog isoform X3 has translation MGGVQTAGPLGALGQHRVVAAGVGWREGSWPQVTMLPTKVEIEKQDLEMTSARSRLDAVLQCLLEKSDVDRDSSPSATGKRPSARFSHHRRKKRKETDDGLTEGGQQRQNTYIIKLFDRSVDLAQFAESTPLYPICRAWMRNSPAVRERERSPSPPLPTLPEDEEGAEGLNGKSQDVYKLPPPCAGLESAGGESVSARIPSPLPPEDGGLPPDMTPDPRPSMSSLIYKNMERWKKIRQRWKEASHRNQLRYAESMKILKEMYERQ, from the exons ATGGGAGGGGTGCAGACGGCCGGGCCACTGGGCGCGCTCGGGCAGCACCGGGTCGTTGCTGCTGGTGTCGGCTGGAGGGAG GGTTCTTGGCCTCAGGTCACCATGCTGCCTACGAAGGTGGAAATCGAGAAGCAGG ATCTGGAGATGACCAGCGCCCGGAGCCGCCTTGATGCTGTGCTGCAGTGTCTGCTGGAGAAAAGTGATGTGGACCG GGACTCCTCCCCCTCCGCGACTGGGAAGAG GCCCTCAGCACGGTTCTCCCATCACCGGCGCAAGAAGAGGAAGGAGACAGATGATGGATTGACTGAGGGTGGCCAGCAGAGACAGa ACACCTACATCATCAAGCTGTTTGACCGGAGTGTGGACCTGGCGCAGTTTGCGGAGAGCACCCCGCTGTACCCCATCTGCCGGGCCTGGATGAGGAACAGCCCCGCTGTGCGCGAGAGGGAGCGCTCGCCCAGCCCCCCGCTGCCCACCCTGCCTGAGGATGAGGAG GGGGCTGAGGGGCTGAACGGGAAGAGCCAGGATGTGTACAAGCTGCCCCCGCCGTGTGCTGGCCTGGAGAGTGCTGGTGGGGAGTCTGTGAGCGCCAGGATACCCTCCCCGCTGCCACCTGAGGATGGGGGGCTGCCCCCTGACATG acCCCTGACCCACGGCCCTCGATGTCGTCTCTCATCTATAAGAACATGGAGCGCTGGAAGAAGATCCGCCAGCG GTGGAAGGAGGCATCGCACCGGAACCAGCTGCGCTATGCTGAGAGCATGAAGATCCTCAAGGAGATGTACGAGCGGCAGTGA
- the LIN37 gene encoding protein lin-37 homolog isoform X6: protein MGGVQTAGPLGALGQHRVVAAGVGWREGSWPQVTMLPTKVEIEKQDLEMTSARSRLDAVLQCLLEKSDVDREQMDEDAGKTSSDPLSKDSSPSATGKRPSARFSHHRRKKRKETDDGLTEGGQQRQNTYIIKLFDRSVDLAQFAESTPLYPICRAWMRNSPAVRERERSPSPPLPTLPEDEETPDPRPSMSSLIYKNMERWKKIRQRWKEASHRNQLRYAESMKILKEMYERQ, encoded by the exons ATGGGAGGGGTGCAGACGGCCGGGCCACTGGGCGCGCTCGGGCAGCACCGGGTCGTTGCTGCTGGTGTCGGCTGGAGGGAG GGTTCTTGGCCTCAGGTCACCATGCTGCCTACGAAGGTGGAAATCGAGAAGCAGG ATCTGGAGATGACCAGCGCCCGGAGCCGCCTTGATGCTGTGCTGCAGTGTCTGCTGGAGAAAAGTGATGTGGACCG GGAGCAGATGGACGAGGATGCCGGGAAGACGTCCAGTGACCCGCTCAGCAA GGACTCCTCCCCCTCCGCGACTGGGAAGAG GCCCTCAGCACGGTTCTCCCATCACCGGCGCAAGAAGAGGAAGGAGACAGATGATGGATTGACTGAGGGTGGCCAGCAGAGACAGa ACACCTACATCATCAAGCTGTTTGACCGGAGTGTGGACCTGGCGCAGTTTGCGGAGAGCACCCCGCTGTACCCCATCTGCCGGGCCTGGATGAGGAACAGCCCCGCTGTGCGCGAGAGGGAGCGCTCGCCCAGCCCCCCGCTGCCCACCCTGCCTGAGGATGAGGAG acCCCTGACCCACGGCCCTCGATGTCGTCTCTCATCTATAAGAACATGGAGCGCTGGAAGAAGATCCGCCAGCG GTGGAAGGAGGCATCGCACCGGAACCAGCTGCGCTATGCTGAGAGCATGAAGATCCTCAAGGAGATGTACGAGCGGCAGTGA
- the LIN37 gene encoding protein lin-37 homolog isoform X1, whose product MGGVQTAGPLGALGQHRVVAAGVGWREGSWPQVTMLPTKVEIEKQDLEMTSARSRLDAVLQCLLEKSDVDREQMDEDAGKTSSDPLSKDSSPSATGKRPSARFSHHRRKKRKETDDGLTEGGQQRQNTYIIKLFDRSVDLAQFAESTPLYPICRAWMRNSPAVRERERSPSPPLPTLPEDEEGAEGLNGKSQDVYKLPPPCAGLESAGGESVSARIPSPLPPEDGGLPPDMTPDPRPSMSSLIYKNMERWKKIRQRWKEASHRNQLRYAESMKILKEMYERQ is encoded by the exons ATGGGAGGGGTGCAGACGGCCGGGCCACTGGGCGCGCTCGGGCAGCACCGGGTCGTTGCTGCTGGTGTCGGCTGGAGGGAG GGTTCTTGGCCTCAGGTCACCATGCTGCCTACGAAGGTGGAAATCGAGAAGCAGG ATCTGGAGATGACCAGCGCCCGGAGCCGCCTTGATGCTGTGCTGCAGTGTCTGCTGGAGAAAAGTGATGTGGACCG GGAGCAGATGGACGAGGATGCCGGGAAGACGTCCAGTGACCCGCTCAGCAA GGACTCCTCCCCCTCCGCGACTGGGAAGAG GCCCTCAGCACGGTTCTCCCATCACCGGCGCAAGAAGAGGAAGGAGACAGATGATGGATTGACTGAGGGTGGCCAGCAGAGACAGa ACACCTACATCATCAAGCTGTTTGACCGGAGTGTGGACCTGGCGCAGTTTGCGGAGAGCACCCCGCTGTACCCCATCTGCCGGGCCTGGATGAGGAACAGCCCCGCTGTGCGCGAGAGGGAGCGCTCGCCCAGCCCCCCGCTGCCCACCCTGCCTGAGGATGAGGAG GGGGCTGAGGGGCTGAACGGGAAGAGCCAGGATGTGTACAAGCTGCCCCCGCCGTGTGCTGGCCTGGAGAGTGCTGGTGGGGAGTCTGTGAGCGCCAGGATACCCTCCCCGCTGCCACCTGAGGATGGGGGGCTGCCCCCTGACATG acCCCTGACCCACGGCCCTCGATGTCGTCTCTCATCTATAAGAACATGGAGCGCTGGAAGAAGATCCGCCAGCG GTGGAAGGAGGCATCGCACCGGAACCAGCTGCGCTATGCTGAGAGCATGAAGATCCTCAAGGAGATGTACGAGCGGCAGTGA
- the LIN37 gene encoding protein lin-37 homolog isoform X2 produces MAHGSQSTIPEEMGPEWKKGSWPQVTMLPTKVEIEKQDLEMTSARSRLDAVLQCLLEKSDVDREQMDEDAGKTSSDPLSKDSSPSATGKRPSARFSHHRRKKRKETDDGLTEGGQQRQNTYIIKLFDRSVDLAQFAESTPLYPICRAWMRNSPAVRERERSPSPPLPTLPEDEEGAEGLNGKSQDVYKLPPPCAGLESAGGESVSARIPSPLPPEDGGLPPDMTPDPRPSMSSLIYKNMERWKKIRQRWKEASHRNQLRYAESMKILKEMYERQ; encoded by the exons ATGGCTCACGGTTCCCAATCCACCATCCCTGAGGAAATGGGCCCAGAATGGAAAAAG GGTTCTTGGCCTCAGGTCACCATGCTGCCTACGAAGGTGGAAATCGAGAAGCAGG ATCTGGAGATGACCAGCGCCCGGAGCCGCCTTGATGCTGTGCTGCAGTGTCTGCTGGAGAAAAGTGATGTGGACCG GGAGCAGATGGACGAGGATGCCGGGAAGACGTCCAGTGACCCGCTCAGCAA GGACTCCTCCCCCTCCGCGACTGGGAAGAG GCCCTCAGCACGGTTCTCCCATCACCGGCGCAAGAAGAGGAAGGAGACAGATGATGGATTGACTGAGGGTGGCCAGCAGAGACAGa ACACCTACATCATCAAGCTGTTTGACCGGAGTGTGGACCTGGCGCAGTTTGCGGAGAGCACCCCGCTGTACCCCATCTGCCGGGCCTGGATGAGGAACAGCCCCGCTGTGCGCGAGAGGGAGCGCTCGCCCAGCCCCCCGCTGCCCACCCTGCCTGAGGATGAGGAG GGGGCTGAGGGGCTGAACGGGAAGAGCCAGGATGTGTACAAGCTGCCCCCGCCGTGTGCTGGCCTGGAGAGTGCTGGTGGGGAGTCTGTGAGCGCCAGGATACCCTCCCCGCTGCCACCTGAGGATGGGGGGCTGCCCCCTGACATG acCCCTGACCCACGGCCCTCGATGTCGTCTCTCATCTATAAGAACATGGAGCGCTGGAAGAAGATCCGCCAGCG GTGGAAGGAGGCATCGCACCGGAACCAGCTGCGCTATGCTGAGAGCATGAAGATCCTCAAGGAGATGTACGAGCGGCAGTGA
- the LIN37 gene encoding protein lin-37 homolog isoform X4, with protein sequence MHPPFKHRDLEMTSARSRLDAVLQCLLEKSDVDREQMDEDAGKTSSDPLSKDSSPSATGKRPSARFSHHRRKKRKETDDGLTEGGQQRQNTYIIKLFDRSVDLAQFAESTPLYPICRAWMRNSPAVRERERSPSPPLPTLPEDEEGAEGLNGKSQDVYKLPPPCAGLESAGGESVSARIPSPLPPEDGGLPPDMTPDPRPSMSSLIYKNMERWKKIRQRWKEASHRNQLRYAESMKILKEMYERQ encoded by the exons ATGCACCCGCCGTTCAAACACAGAG ATCTGGAGATGACCAGCGCCCGGAGCCGCCTTGATGCTGTGCTGCAGTGTCTGCTGGAGAAAAGTGATGTGGACCG GGAGCAGATGGACGAGGATGCCGGGAAGACGTCCAGTGACCCGCTCAGCAA GGACTCCTCCCCCTCCGCGACTGGGAAGAG GCCCTCAGCACGGTTCTCCCATCACCGGCGCAAGAAGAGGAAGGAGACAGATGATGGATTGACTGAGGGTGGCCAGCAGAGACAGa ACACCTACATCATCAAGCTGTTTGACCGGAGTGTGGACCTGGCGCAGTTTGCGGAGAGCACCCCGCTGTACCCCATCTGCCGGGCCTGGATGAGGAACAGCCCCGCTGTGCGCGAGAGGGAGCGCTCGCCCAGCCCCCCGCTGCCCACCCTGCCTGAGGATGAGGAG GGGGCTGAGGGGCTGAACGGGAAGAGCCAGGATGTGTACAAGCTGCCCCCGCCGTGTGCTGGCCTGGAGAGTGCTGGTGGGGAGTCTGTGAGCGCCAGGATACCCTCCCCGCTGCCACCTGAGGATGGGGGGCTGCCCCCTGACATG acCCCTGACCCACGGCCCTCGATGTCGTCTCTCATCTATAAGAACATGGAGCGCTGGAAGAAGATCCGCCAGCG GTGGAAGGAGGCATCGCACCGGAACCAGCTGCGCTATGCTGAGAGCATGAAGATCCTCAAGGAGATGTACGAGCGGCAGTGA
- the LIN37 gene encoding protein lin-37 homolog isoform X7: MHPPFKHRDLEMTSARSRLDAVLQCLLEKSDVDRDSSPSATGKRPSARFSHHRRKKRKETDDGLTEGGQQRQNTYIIKLFDRSVDLAQFAESTPLYPICRAWMRNSPAVRERERSPSPPLPTLPEDEEGAEGLNGKSQDVYKLPPPCAGLESAGGESVSARIPSPLPPEDGGLPPDMTPDPRPSMSSLIYKNMERWKKIRQRWKEASHRNQLRYAESMKILKEMYERQ; this comes from the exons ATGCACCCGCCGTTCAAACACAGAG ATCTGGAGATGACCAGCGCCCGGAGCCGCCTTGATGCTGTGCTGCAGTGTCTGCTGGAGAAAAGTGATGTGGACCG GGACTCCTCCCCCTCCGCGACTGGGAAGAG GCCCTCAGCACGGTTCTCCCATCACCGGCGCAAGAAGAGGAAGGAGACAGATGATGGATTGACTGAGGGTGGCCAGCAGAGACAGa ACACCTACATCATCAAGCTGTTTGACCGGAGTGTGGACCTGGCGCAGTTTGCGGAGAGCACCCCGCTGTACCCCATCTGCCGGGCCTGGATGAGGAACAGCCCCGCTGTGCGCGAGAGGGAGCGCTCGCCCAGCCCCCCGCTGCCCACCCTGCCTGAGGATGAGGAG GGGGCTGAGGGGCTGAACGGGAAGAGCCAGGATGTGTACAAGCTGCCCCCGCCGTGTGCTGGCCTGGAGAGTGCTGGTGGGGAGTCTGTGAGCGCCAGGATACCCTCCCCGCTGCCACCTGAGGATGGGGGGCTGCCCCCTGACATG acCCCTGACCCACGGCCCTCGATGTCGTCTCTCATCTATAAGAACATGGAGCGCTGGAAGAAGATCCGCCAGCG GTGGAAGGAGGCATCGCACCGGAACCAGCTGCGCTATGCTGAGAGCATGAAGATCCTCAAGGAGATGTACGAGCGGCAGTGA
- the LIN37 gene encoding protein lin-37 homolog isoform X5, whose amino-acid sequence MTSARSRLDAVLQCLLEKSDVDREQMDEDAGKTSSDPLSKDSSPSATGKRPSARFSHHRRKKRKETDDGLTEGGQQRQNTYIIKLFDRSVDLAQFAESTPLYPICRAWMRNSPAVRERERSPSPPLPTLPEDEEGAEGLNGKSQDVYKLPPPCAGLESAGGESVSARIPSPLPPEDGGLPPDMTPDPRPSMSSLIYKNMERWKKIRQRWKEASHRNQLRYAESMKILKEMYERQ is encoded by the exons ATGACCAGCGCCCGGAGCCGCCTTGATGCTGTGCTGCAGTGTCTGCTGGAGAAAAGTGATGTGGACCG GGAGCAGATGGACGAGGATGCCGGGAAGACGTCCAGTGACCCGCTCAGCAA GGACTCCTCCCCCTCCGCGACTGGGAAGAG GCCCTCAGCACGGTTCTCCCATCACCGGCGCAAGAAGAGGAAGGAGACAGATGATGGATTGACTGAGGGTGGCCAGCAGAGACAGa ACACCTACATCATCAAGCTGTTTGACCGGAGTGTGGACCTGGCGCAGTTTGCGGAGAGCACCCCGCTGTACCCCATCTGCCGGGCCTGGATGAGGAACAGCCCCGCTGTGCGCGAGAGGGAGCGCTCGCCCAGCCCCCCGCTGCCCACCCTGCCTGAGGATGAGGAG GGGGCTGAGGGGCTGAACGGGAAGAGCCAGGATGTGTACAAGCTGCCCCCGCCGTGTGCTGGCCTGGAGAGTGCTGGTGGGGAGTCTGTGAGCGCCAGGATACCCTCCCCGCTGCCACCTGAGGATGGGGGGCTGCCCCCTGACATG acCCCTGACCCACGGCCCTCGATGTCGTCTCTCATCTATAAGAACATGGAGCGCTGGAAGAAGATCCGCCAGCG GTGGAAGGAGGCATCGCACCGGAACCAGCTGCGCTATGCTGAGAGCATGAAGATCCTCAAGGAGATGTACGAGCGGCAGTGA
- the HSPB6 gene encoding heat shock protein beta-6 isoform X2, producing MLCVHQMTLDKDRFSVLLDVKHFSPEELSVKVVGDYVEVHAKHEERPDEHGYISREFHRRYGLPRGVDPATITSALSPDGILSITAPTKPEGKAQERTVPITCQQSPAITGK from the exons ATGTTGTGTGTTCACCAG ATGACACTGGACAAGGACCGGTTCTCAGTGCTGCTGGATGTGAAGCATTTCTCGCCCGAGGAGCTGAGCGTGAAGGTGGTGGGTGACTACGTGGAGGTGCACGCCAAGCATGAGGAGCGTCCG GATGAGCACGGCTACATCTCCCGTGAGTTCCACCGGCGCTACGGGCTGCCCCGGGGTGTGGACCCCGCCACCATCACCTCAGCCCTCTCGCCCGACGGCATCCTCTCCATCACGGCGCCCACCAAACCAGAGGGCAAGGCCCAGGAGCGCACCGTCCCCATCACCTGCCAGCAGAGCCCTGCCATCACTGGGAAATAG
- the HSPB6 gene encoding heat shock protein beta-6 isoform X1, with translation MDVAIQHPWLRRPLGPGFGPFLTNRLFDQRFGEGLLESDLAALCPAAGHGPLYAHPPGVVLPDTGLSEMTLDKDRFSVLLDVKHFSPEELSVKVVGDYVEVHAKHEERPDEHGYISREFHRRYGLPRGVDPATITSALSPDGILSITAPTKPEGKAQERTVPITCQQSPAITGK, from the exons ATGGACGTCGCCATCCAGCATCCTTGGCTGCGCCGGCCTCTGGGCCCTGGCTTTGGCCCCTTCCTCACCAACCGCCTCTTCGACCAGCGCTTCGGCGAGGGGCTGCTGGAGAGCGACCtggcagccctctgccctgccgcCGGCCACGGCCCCCTCTACGCCCACCCCCCTGGTGTGGTCCTGCCCGACACCGGCCTCTCTGAG ATGACACTGGACAAGGACCGGTTCTCAGTGCTGCTGGATGTGAAGCATTTCTCGCCCGAGGAGCTGAGCGTGAAGGTGGTGGGTGACTACGTGGAGGTGCACGCCAAGCATGAGGAGCGTCCG GATGAGCACGGCTACATCTCCCGTGAGTTCCACCGGCGCTACGGGCTGCCCCGGGGTGTGGACCCCGCCACCATCACCTCAGCCCTCTCGCCCGACGGCATCCTCTCCATCACGGCGCCCACCAAACCAGAGGGCAAGGCCCAGGAGCGCACCGTCCCCATCACCTGCCAGCAGAGCCCTGCCATCACTGGGAAATAG